TGCGCATGCTGATGAACAACCTGGACCCCGAAGTGGCCGAGAAGCCGGAGGAGCTGATCGTCTACGGCGGGCGCGGCAAAGCCGCCCGCTCCTGGGAGGCCTTCGACGCCATCGTGAAATGCCTGCGCGAGCTGGAAAACGATGAGACCCTGCTGGTGCAGTCCGGCAAGCCGGTGGCCATCTTTAAGACCCATCCGGACGCGCCGAGGGTGCTCATCGCCAATGCCAACCTCGTGCCCAAATGGGCGACGCAGGAACATTTTGACTGGCTGGACCAGCAAGGGCTGATCATGTACGGCCAGATGACCGCCGGCTCCTGGATTTATATCGGCACCCAGGGCATCCTGCAGGGCACCTATGAGACGCTGGCCGCCGTCGCCAACAAGCATTTCGGCGGGAGCCTGCGCGGCCGCTTCGTGCTGACCGCCGGCCTGGGCGGCATGGGCGGCGCCCAACCCCTGGCGGTCACCATGAACGAGGGGGTGGCCCTCGTCGTGGAAGTGGACCCCGAACGCGCCCACCGCCGGCTGGAAAAGGAATACATTGACGTGGTGGTGGACGATTTCGAGGAAGCTCTGGACCTGGTCATGGCCGCCAAAGAGGCCCGCGAGCCCAAGTCCATCGGCCTGGTGGCCAACGCCGCCGACATTTACCCCGCCCTGCTGGAGCGCAATATCATCCCCGATGTCGTCACCGACCAAACGCCGGCCCATGACGTGCTGAGCTATGTGCCGGCCGGCATGTCCCTGGAGGAGGCCAACCGCCTGCGCCAGACCGACCCGAAGGAATACGAAAAGCGCTCCATGGCCTCCATGGCGCGGCAGGTGCAGGCCATGCTCGATTTCCAGAAGCGGGGCGCGGTGGTCTTCGATTACGGCAACAACATCCGCCAGCGGGCCTACGACTACGGGGTCAAGGACGCCTTCAACTTCCCGGGCTTCGTGCCGGCCTATATCCGGCCGCTCTTCTGTGAGGGCAAGGGGCCTTTCCGCTGGGTGGCCCTGTCCGGCGACCCAGAGGACATTTACAAGATTGACGAAGTGGTCATGCGTGAATTCTCCTACGACGAGCACCTGGTGCGCTGGATCAAGATGGCGCGCGAGAAGGTGCGCTTCCAGGGTCTGCCGGCGCGCATCTGCTGGCTCGGCTACGGGGAACGCGCCCGCTTCGGCTTGCTCATCAACGACATGGTGGCACGAGGCGAGGTCTCGGCGCCCATCGTCATCGGCCGCGACCATCTGGACTGCGGCTCGGTGGCCTCGCCGCGGCGCGAGACCGAGAGCATGCGGGACGGCACGGACGCGGTGGCGGATTGGCCCATCCTCAATGCCCTGATCAACGCGGTGGGCGGCGCCACCTGGGTGAGCTTCCACCACGGCGGCGGCGTGGGCATCGGCTACAGCCTGCACGCCGGCCAGGTCATCGTCGCCGACGGCACCCCCGAGGCCGCCCGCCGGCTGGAACGCGTCCTGACCACCGACCCGGGCATGGGCATCGTGCGTCACGCGGACGCCGGCTATCCGGAAGCCATCGCCGCGGCCCGCCGGCACGGCATCAAAATCCCCATGCTGCCCGAGGAATAACCTATGTCCGAACACCCGAGTCTCTGGGACCTGGTGCACCGCCGGCGCTCCGTGCGCCAGGTCCTCCCCGCCGCAATTTCCGACGAAACCATCGAGCGCATCCTGGAGATCGCGCGTTGGACCCCCTCGTCGTACAATTCCCAGCCCTGGCATATCGTGGTGGTGCGGGAGCGGCTGGCGGAGCTGTGGGATGTCATCGAGGCCGCCGGCCGCCAGGCACGCGCCGGCCGCCCCGTGGAGAAATTCCTCGAGCGCCTGAACGGCTATCGGGGCGCCAGCGCGGTCTTCTTCGTTTTCCTGGACCGCGCCATCGTGGATGAACAATTGCGCATCACCACCTATGCGCCGGCGGAGCGCGTCGAAAGCTGGGCACGGGAGTCTTTGGGGATGCTTCAATATGCCATCTGGCTGGCCGTGGTAGATGCCGGCCTGGCCGCCTCCCTGCATCACTTCGACTCCGAGGAAGAGGCTATCTGCCGCTTCCTGGAGATCCCGTACCCGCGCTTCCGCCTGATGGGCACCATGCCCGTCGGCCTGCCGGCGCACGAGGTTCCCGTGCCGGGCCGCCGGCCCCTGAACGAGATCGCCTCGTTCGAGCGCTGGCGTCCGCCGGCCGCAGACGCCCCATGATGCGGAGGGTGATCATGCGCGCCGATCTGCTGATTCACAGCGCCGCACAGCTCCTGACCCTGGCATCGCCGGCCGGCCCCAAGCGCGGTGCCGCCATGCAGGACCTGGGCATCATCGAGGATGGGGCCGTGATGGTCGCGGACGGGGAAATTATCGCCGTGGGCACCACGGCAGAACTGCGCGCGGCGGTGCAGGCCCGGCGGGAAATTGACGCCGCCGGCCGCGTGGTCATGCCGGGCTTCGTTGATCCGCATACCCATCTGTTGTTCGCCGGCTCCCGAGAGGATGAGTTCGAGCTTCGGCTGAAGGGGGCCACGTACATGGAAATCATGGCCGCCGGCGGGGGCATCATGAACACCGTGCGCCGCACGNNNNNNNNNNAAGAGCTGGCCGCCCAGGCCCTGCCGCGCCTGCGCCGCATGCTGGCCCACGGCACCACCACCGCCGAGGCCAAAAGCGGCTACGGCCTGACGACGGCCGATGAACTGAAGATGCTGAGGGTCGTGGACCGGCTGGCAGGACAACAGCCGGTGGAACTGGTGCCGACATTTCTGGGGGCACATGCCGTGCCGGCGGAATACGCCGGCCGGGCCGATGCCTTCGTCGAGCTGGTCATCGAGGAGATGCTGCCGGCGGTCGCCGCCTATTACCGGGAGCAGGAGCGCCCCCTGCCCTTCTGCGACGTCTTCTGCGAGGACGGGGCCTTCTCCTTGGAGCAGAGCCGGCGCATCCTGGAGGCCGCCCGCGGGATGGGCTTCCCCCTCAAAATCCACGTGGACGAGTTCCAACCGCTGGGCGGCACACGCCTGGCGGTGGAGCTGGGAGCGGTCTCGGCGGATCATCTGGTCTGCACGCCGGCGGAGGAGATCACCCTGCTGGCCCGCTCCGCTACGATCGCAGTCAGCCTCCCCGGCACCCCCTTCGGGCTGGCGCATCCATCTTACACGCCGGCGCGCGCCATCATTGACCAGGGCGGGGCGCTGGCGCTGGCGACCGACCTGAACCCCGGCACCTGTTACTGCGAATCCATGCCCTTCATGCTGGCGTTGGCCTGCCGATATATGAAGCTGTGGCCGGCGGAGGCCATCTCCGCCGCCACCATCAACGCCGCCCACGCCATCCGCATGGGCCATCGGGTGGGGAGCATCGAAGAGGGGAAGCAGGCCGACATCATCATCCTGGACCTGCCCAATTACCGCCACCTGCCCTATCGCTTCGGCACCAATCCCGTCCAGATGGTCATCAAGCGCGGGCAGGTGGTCGTGGAATGACGCCCTCTAGGTGACAGTCACCTTTAAGGTGACTGTCACCTGTACCTGTCACCTGGATATTGAGGGTTCCGCACCCAGTTGACAGTCGCCTGGGAGGTGACTGTCAACTAGACATTGATGGTTCTGCCGGCTCGCCGGCGGCGACCAGCACCTCCCACTCCCCCTTCTGCGCCACACTGCCGTCCTGCTTCAGCACCTGCACCTCGAAGACCACGATGCCCCCGCCCAGGCGCGGCATGGCCCGCTTGGCCTTGACTGTGGCGCGCACCCGCACGGTGTCGCCGATGAAGACCGGGGAGCGGAACTTCCAATCCAGGCCCAGGAAGGCCTTGACCGTCTCCTCCATAAAGCCCAACCGCATGGCCAACCCGGAGGCCACCGACAGCACCAGCAGGCCGTGGGCCACGCGCTGGCCAAACATGCTGTTCTTGGCGTACTCCGCGTCAACATGCATGGGGTTCCAATCGCCGCTCAGCGCGGCGAAGGCGACGATGTCCGCCTCGGTGATAGTGCGGCCGGCGCTCTCCACCGTGTCGCCGATCTGGAACTGCTCAAAGGTGAGGCCCTTCTGTCGCTCCATCTTGCATCTCCGCCCTTTGCGATATGCGTGTTGCTCCGGTTTCGAGATATTTCGGCGTCAGGTTCAACTGGACGGGCATGCCCAGCCGGATGCCCTGCCGGCGAAATTCCTCCACGATGCGCCGGCGCAGGTCAGACGGGACGGTCAGCACGTCCGCCGGCCGCACGTAGCCGTACCACTGGAGCGTCACCATCCCGTCGCGCACGCCCTCCACGTACACGGACGGCGCCGGCTCTTTGGCCACGCGCTCCTCATGCTCCGCCAGCTCCGCCACCAGCGACATGGCACGCTGAATATCACAATCCTGAAACACCGAAACGGTCAGTCCTACGCGCCGCAGTTCCGCCGTCGAGAAATTCGTGACCGGCGAGGTCGCCACCATGCTGTTGGGTATGAACACCGCCGGCCCATCAAACGTCTGGATGGTCGTGGTGCGCAGTGCAATGTCGGTCACGGTGCCGGCGAATTCCCCGACCTTGATGACATCCCCGACGACAAAAGGTCTGTCGAGCAGGATGAAGAGGCCGGAAATGAAGTTAGAGGCCAGGTCCTTGACCGCAAAGCCGATGATGATGCCGGCGACGCCGGCGGCAGTCAGCGCGCTGTACAGTAGGGGCGTCAGGTTCGCCAGGGCCAGCGTGATGAGAATGCCGGCGGTGATCAGCGCATACGTGAGCAGGGTGCTCAGCGGCTGAATCTCGCGCTCGGCAATGCCCCGCCGCTCGCTCAAGCGGCGCCGCAGGCGCGGCCAAACACTGCGGTTCACCAGCCATACGGCCAGCCATGTCAGCAGGATGCCGGCGCCCCGCAGGCCGATCTCCGGCCAGGGCCAGCCGGCCAGCCCCCTCACCACATCATTCACTGAGTACATCGTCATACCCCCATTCGCGGCGATATGTCCCTCACGGCAGTCCCAGTTCGGCCCGCTTCGCCGGCGTGGGACCGCCGCTCTCCCGGTCCCAGCCGCGGGCCGCATAGTAGGCCGGCAGGAGCACGTCCATGTCCGGCACCACGCCGGCGGCCCCGCCCTCGGCCAGGGGCTGGAGCAGAAGCTTCGGCAGACGGTCATGGGCCGGCGTCAGACCCCAGCGCAGGTTCAGCAGACGCTTGAGATGAAAGATGCGTTCGCCGCAACGCTGTAGTTCGCCGGCATCCATATCCCAGCCGGCGGCGGCGTTCAGCATCGTCAGCACCAGCTCCAGCGGCGGATGTACCAGATGGCACTGGATGAGGGCATTGGTCACACAGCGCCAGTCCTGCCGCAGGGCCGCCATGCGCGCCTTTTCGGCGGACTGTTCGTCCCGCGCGCCGGCGGTCATGCCCCATTCGGGCAGTTCGTCGCCGCTGTCCAACATGTACATATCCCCCTGCATATGACAACCCGGCCGGGGCGAGGTGGCATAGGTCAGCGCCATCCCGATATAGGCGCGCGGGTCGTGCATTGCCACTTCCATGCCGTTGACATGGACGGCCAGTTCCGGCACGCCGAAATGCTCCGCCACAGCGCGCGATCCCTGGGCCAGCAGGTCGCCGATGCCCTGCCGGCGGGCCATCCATTCGGTCAGGGTGACGGCCGGCCCGATATCCCCCCAGCGCGCTTCCAGGCCGTCCAGGTCCTGGGCGCTGACGATGCCCTGCTCGAACAGGTAGTACACGAAGGCGATGGTATTGCCGGCGCTGATGGTATCCAGGCCGTAGAGGTTGCAGAGATGGCCGGCGTAGGCCACCCCCTCCAGGTCGTCGCTCAGCAACTGCGTCCCATAGCTGGCGATGGTCTCGTACTCCGGCCCGTCCGCCGCCTCCACACCGAAGCGGGGCAGGCTCGTCTCGCGGCCGCATCCCACCGCGCACCCGAAGCAGGTGCGCGCCCGGCGCAGGATGGTATCGGCCATGGCCGCGCCGCTGAGCCGCTCCGCGCCGTCAAACACCCCCTGGGTGTAATACTTCGACGGTACATCGCCCTCCAGCATGCCGAGATCCACATAGAACGCCGTGCCCCCTAAATGGAGCATCTGGGAGGGGATATCGTCCTGCAGGATGGACAGCGCCTCTTTGGCCGCCGTGTGAAAGCGGTCCGCGTCCGCCAGGGGGATTTTCTGCCGGCCTCCCACCGCAATGGCCTTGAGCCTTTTCGATCCCATGACGGCGCCCATGCCGCCGCGGCCGGCGGTGCGCCCATGGGCATTCACGATCACCGCCAGCGGCGAGAGCTTCTCGCCGGCAGTCCCAATGGCCGCCACCTTCAGCGAGCTGTCGCCGGCCTCCTGCTGGACAGCGCGCTGGACGGCGTAGGTGTCCATGCCCCACAGGTGGGCCGCGTCGCGCAGTTCGGCGCGTCCGTCGCGCACTAGAAGATAGACCGGCCGCTCGGCGGCGCCCTGGACGATGATGCCGTCATAGCCGGCGAAGCGCAGGGCCGGCCCCCAGAACCCGCCGGCGTTCCCCTCCCCCCAGAAGCCGGTCAGCGGGGAGCGGGCGCACACCTCGAACCGGCCGCAGGAAGGAGCGCGCGTGCCCACCAGCGGCCCGGTCATGAAAACCAGGGGGCTGGCCGGGTCCAGCGGCTCCGCCTTTGCATCCACCAGGTCGAACAAATAGCGCGCTGCCAGTCCGGAACCTCCCAAGTACTGGCGCGCATACTCGGCCGACAGCGGGATGTCCTCCAGCCGGCGATCCGCCAAATCTACCAACAGTATCCTGCCCATATATCCGTACATCGGAGCGCTCTCCTGGAGCTAAAAATCAATGGGACGCCCTTCGTAGGCATAGATGAAGAGGCGGGCAAACTCCTCGCGGTCAGGGACGCGCGGGCTGGTCACCGTCTGCGAGTCGCTCTCCGCCCTATCCACCAGCGCCTCCAGTTGGGCGTCGAAATCGGCGCGGGCGATGCCCAGCGCGGCGATGGACTGCGGCTGGTCAATCTCGTGCATCAACTGTCGGACCCGGGCGGAAAGGGCCCAGGCGGCGGTTTCCTCGTCGTCCGCCGGCAGTCCCAGGAAGCGGGCGATATCGGCGTAGCGCGCCGCGCCGGAGGGTGCCGAGTACTCGATGGTATAGGGCAGGAAAAGCCCCACGGCGCGCCCGTGCGGGATATGGAACAAAGCGCCCAGGGAGTGCCCCAGGCTGTGGGCCAGGGCGAAGAGGGAATTACTGCAGGCCAGGCCGGCGATGGTGGCGGCGTTGTGCATGTGCTCCCGCGCTTCCATGTCTTTCCCATCGCGATAGGCGCGCGGCAGATAGGTGAAGATGAGTTTAATGGCCTGCAGGGCCAGGCCGTCGCTGAAATCGTTGTGCCAGGTGTTGACGTAGGCCTCGAAGGCGTGGGTCAGGGCGTCCATGCCGGTATCGGCGGTCAGGCGCGCCGGCATGCCCTGGACGAAGTACGGGTCGACAATGGCCATGTCCGCCACGCATTCGCGCGTCCCCAGCCCCAGCTTGCGCTGTTCGGCTGTGTCGGTCAGCACGATGGCCCAGGTGACCTCCGAGCCGGTGCCGCTGGTGGTGGGGATGGTGATAAGCCGCGCCTTCTGCCGCAGACGATAGGTGTCGAAGGGATTGATGGAGTCCGGGGTCACATCCGGGCGCTCGTACAGGATCCACATGGCCTTGGCGGCATCCAGGCATGACCCCCCTCCCAATCCGACGATCCAGTCAGGTTCGAAGGCCTGCATGGCCTCCGCGCCGCGCGCGGCGGTCTGCAGGGATGGTTCGGGTTCCACCTCGCTGAAGACGGCTACCTCCAGGCCGGCGCTTTCCAGGCGCCGGCGCACCTCGTCCACGAACCCCAACCGCACCATGGTGGGGTCCGTGACGATGAAGGCGCGCCGGCCCTCCACCGTCTCCAGCACACAGCGGGCATCCTCCCCATAGACGATATGGGGGCTGTCGAAATACCACATAAGCGCCTCCTTTGGCGTCGTATATGAATGCGAGCAGGGCCTTTGGCCGGCTCAGGCGGGAAACTCCGTTTCCACCTTGGTACAGCAGGCCACCAGCTCCTTGGCGGCCTGCGGCGCGCGCATGATCTTGTTCATGTTGCCCTTGAGCTTCAGCCGGCGGGAGATCAGCCCCTTGATGGGGTCCAGCTCTCCCAGCACCACCTTCTTCCAATCCTCGTAGGATGCGGACATGACGAATTCGGGGGATTTGCTGGCGGGGTCAGTGACCTCGAAGGCTTCACGGCATTTGCCATGCCACAGGTCCATGTACAGCCACACGTCTTTCTCCAGCGGGCCGCCGGCCTCGACGATGAAGTAGAAATCACCCTCCCAATTCTTGGCCGCGTTGGCATAGGCTTCGCTGGCGTTCAGCTCGGCACACAGTGCCTTGATCCATGCGTCTGAGGGGAACCGGTGAGCCATGCACAACCTCCTGTACTGAGACTCTGGAATGACGATGGCGCCGGCAGGCCATGGCCGGCGGTACGGCTCCATTATAGTTTGAATAAGACTCTTCGCAAACCCTACAAGGGGCGCTCATCTTCCGCTGGGTGTGCGGGACAGGCGGCCCTCGTTGACACCCGTCCCTCGACGTGTTATACTCTGGACGTCCGCTGCACCAGGCTCGAGGGGGAATTTCCACGCTATGAAAGGTGAGCACCTGCGCTGGTTCGCATGGCAACCCGTATGGGAAGCCTGGTTTCCTCCGCTGTTCGCCCTGCTGGTTATTGGCGGGATATGGTTAGGCGAGCGCCGGCTGGCCCTGGCGGAAGTACAGGCCCTTTTCTGGCTGATCGCGGCGCTCTGCATTCTCCTGCCGGGCCTGCACGCATGGTGGGTCAAGCGCCAGCCGCCGGATTTCCTGGGCATCACCGAGCAGAACTGGCCGCAGGCGCTGGGCGCCGGCCTGGTGCTGGGGATTCTGCTGGGCGCCGCACAGGTCTATTACGGGCTTTTCGCCCGCCACGAGCTGTTCATCCCCGCGCTGAACCTGGAGCTGGTGGTAATCACGCTGGCGGTGCTCCTGGTAGCCGCCGGCGAGGAGATGCTCTTCCGCGCCTGGTTTCAGCGCCTGTGCGAGCCGGCCTGGGGCCTGGTGCCGACCTTTTTCCTGGCCTCCGTCGCATATGCGGCCCTGCTAGTAGTGTTCTGGAGAAGCCAGTTGACGCCCCTGCCTATCCCGTACCTGCCGGCCGGCCACGTGCCCGGCCTGCCCTTTTTCACCAACCTGGGCATCGTTTTCTGTGCGGCGCTGATGCTGAACGTGCTTTACCGCGTCACCCACAGCCTGTGGGCCAGCATGCTGGCCAACGTGCTGAGCCGACTGGCCCTGCTCTTCGTCTGGCCCTATCAGACGCTGGTGGTGGTGCCGCCGGCGCTGATGGCGGCGGTCGTCGGAGCGCTCTGGGCCATGGCCATCATCTTCCTGATGCGCTGGCGGGCAAGCTTCGCGCCCCCGCCGGCGCCGAGGCCGGCGCCCCTGCCGCCCAAACCGATGCCATCCCCCCGCCATCCCACTGCAACCAAACGACCCAGAGGAGGAAAGCGCAAATGACCAGCTCTCGAAAAATAGGCGCCTTTACCTTCGTCCTGCACTCGCATATCCCGTACTGCCGGCGCGCCGGCCGCTGGCCGCACGGCGAGGAATGGCTCCATGAGGCCGCTACCGAGACCTATATCCCCCTGCTGAACGCGCTGTATGACCTGCAGGAGGAAGGGGTGCCCTTC
The sequence above is drawn from the Anaerolineae bacterium genome and encodes:
- a CDS encoding SCP2 sterol-binding domain-containing protein yields the protein MAHRFPSDAWIKALCAELNASEAYANAAKNWEGDFYFIVEAGGPLEKDVWLYMDLWHGKCREAFEVTDPASKSPEFVMSASYEDWKKVVLGELDPIKGLISRRLKLKGNMNKIMRAPQAAKELVACCTKVETEFPA
- a CDS encoding iron-containing alcohol dehydrogenase; translation: MWYFDSPHIVYGEDARCVLETVEGRRAFIVTDPTMVRLGFVDEVRRRLESAGLEVAVFSEVEPEPSLQTAARGAEAMQAFEPDWIVGLGGGSCLDAAKAMWILYERPDVTPDSINPFDTYRLRQKARLITIPTTSGTGSEVTWAIVLTDTAEQRKLGLGTRECVADMAIVDPYFVQGMPARLTADTGMDALTHAFEAYVNTWHNDFSDGLALQAIKLIFTYLPRAYRDGKDMEAREHMHNAATIAGLACSNSLFALAHSLGHSLGALFHIPHGRAVGLFLPYTIEYSAPSGAARYADIARFLGLPADDEETAAWALSARVRQLMHEIDQPQSIAALGIARADFDAQLEALVDRAESDSQTVTSPRVPDREEFARLFIYAYEGRPIDF
- a CDS encoding nitroreductase family protein: MSEHPSLWDLVHRRRSVRQVLPAAISDETIERILEIARWTPSSYNSQPWHIVVVRERLAELWDVIEAAGRQARAGRPVEKFLERLNGYRGASAVFFVFLDRAIVDEQLRITTYAPAERVESWARESLGMLQYAIWLAVVDAGLAASLHHFDSEEEAICRFLEIPYPRFRLMGTMPVGLPAHEVPVPGRRPLNEIASFERWRPPAADAP
- a CDS encoding aldehyde ferredoxin oxidoreductase family protein; its protein translation is MYGYMGRILLVDLADRRLEDIPLSAEYARQYLGGSGLAARYLFDLVDAKAEPLDPASPLVFMTGPLVGTRAPSCGRFEVCARSPLTGFWGEGNAGGFWGPALRFAGYDGIIVQGAAERPVYLLVRDGRAELRDAAHLWGMDTYAVQRAVQQEAGDSSLKVAAIGTAGEKLSPLAVIVNAHGRTAGRGGMGAVMGSKRLKAIAVGGRQKIPLADADRFHTAAKEALSILQDDIPSQMLHLGGTAFYVDLGMLEGDVPSKYYTQGVFDGAERLSGAAMADTILRRARTCFGCAVGCGRETSLPRFGVEAADGPEYETIASYGTQLLSDDLEGVAYAGHLCNLYGLDTISAGNTIAFVYYLFEQGIVSAQDLDGLEARWGDIGPAVTLTEWMARRQGIGDLLAQGSRAVAEHFGVPELAVHVNGMEVAMHDPRAYIGMALTYATSPRPGCHMQGDMYMLDSGDELPEWGMTAGARDEQSAEKARMAALRQDWRCVTNALIQCHLVHPPLELVLTMLNAAAGWDMDAGELQRCGERIFHLKRLLNLRWGLTPAHDRLPKLLLQPLAEGGAAGVVPDMDVLLPAYYAARGWDRESGGPTPAKRAELGLP
- a CDS encoding CPBP family intramembrane metalloprotease; translation: MKGEHLRWFAWQPVWEAWFPPLFALLVIGGIWLGERRLALAEVQALFWLIAALCILLPGLHAWWVKRQPPDFLGITEQNWPQALGAGLVLGILLGAAQVYYGLFARHELFIPALNLELVVITLAVLLVAAGEEMLFRAWFQRLCEPAWGLVPTFFLASVAYAALLVVFWRSQLTPLPIPYLPAGHVPGLPFFTNLGIVFCAALMLNVLYRVTHSLWASMLANVLSRLALLFVWPYQTLVVVPPALMAAVVGALWAMAIIFLMRWRASFAPPPAPRPAPLPPKPMPSPRHPTATKRPRGGKRK
- a CDS encoding MaoC family dehydratase N-terminal domain-containing protein codes for the protein MERQKGLTFEQFQIGDTVESAGRTITEADIVAFAALSGDWNPMHVDAEYAKNSMFGQRVAHGLLVLSVASGLAMRLGFMEETVKAFLGLDWKFRSPVFIGDTVRVRATVKAKRAMPRLGGGIVVFEVQVLKQDGSVAQKGEWEVLVAAGEPAEPSMSS
- the hutU gene encoding urocanate hydratase, whose product is MARVIRAPRGTQISCKGWLQEAALRMLMNNLDPEVAEKPEELIVYGGRGKAARSWEAFDAIVKCLRELENDETLLVQSGKPVAIFKTHPDAPRVLIANANLVPKWATQEHFDWLDQQGLIMYGQMTAGSWIYIGTQGILQGTYETLAAVANKHFGGSLRGRFVLTAGLGGMGGAQPLAVTMNEGVALVVEVDPERAHRRLEKEYIDVVVDDFEEALDLVMAAKEAREPKSIGLVANAADIYPALLERNIIPDVVTDQTPAHDVLSYVPAGMSLEEANRLRQTDPKEYEKRSMASMARQVQAMLDFQKRGAVVFDYGNNIRQRAYDYGVKDAFNFPGFVPAYIRPLFCEGKGPFRWVALSGDPEDIYKIDEVVMREFSYDEHLVRWIKMAREKVRFQGLPARICWLGYGERARFGLLINDMVARGEVSAPIVIGRDHLDCGSVASPRRETESMRDGTDAVADWPILNALINAVGGATWVSFHHGGGVGIGYSLHAGQVIVADGTPEAARRLERVLTTDPGMGIVRHADAGYPEAIAAARRHGIKIPMLPEE
- a CDS encoding mechanosensitive ion channel family protein, producing the protein MYSVNDVVRGLAGWPWPEIGLRGAGILLTWLAVWLVNRSVWPRLRRRLSERRGIAEREIQPLSTLLTYALITAGILITLALANLTPLLYSALTAAGVAGIIIGFAVKDLASNFISGLFILLDRPFVVGDVIKVGEFAGTVTDIALRTTTIQTFDGPAVFIPNSMVATSPVTNFSTAELRRVGLTVSVFQDCDIQRAMSLVAELAEHEERVAKEPAPSVYVEGVRDGMVTLQWYGYVRPADVLTVPSDLRRRIVEEFRRQGIRLGMPVQLNLTPKYLETGATRISQRAEMQDGATEGPHL